In the genome of Candidatus Amarolinea dominans, one region contains:
- a CDS encoding glycosyltransferase family 2 protein — MTYVLPAWYPALRRPTIIERTGQQRISVIVPARNEEANIRPVLELALPYADELLVLDGHSRDATRDIAAALGARVILDSGQGKGAAIRQGIQEASGDILVFIDADGSHDPADIPALVNPICQGLADHVSGSRMLGGSDELHATLHQGVRLLGSQVITLSINYTQNVRLTDCQNGFRAIRRDVALALDLRENITTIEQEMVIKTVRRGYHLIEVPTHEYVRANGVSNFRVKDVAPRYVTSWLYYLFLWRPPRRQARRVGA; from the coding sequence GTGACCTACGTTCTGCCTGCCTGGTATCCTGCGCTGCGTCGGCCCACGATCATCGAACGCACAGGCCAACAGCGCATCAGCGTCATCGTGCCCGCGCGCAACGAAGAAGCCAACATCCGCCCGGTGCTGGAACTGGCTCTGCCCTACGCCGATGAACTGCTGGTGCTGGACGGTCACAGCCGCGATGCCACCCGCGACATCGCCGCGGCCCTGGGCGCGCGGGTCATCCTGGACAGTGGACAGGGCAAGGGCGCGGCCATTCGCCAGGGTATCCAGGAGGCCAGCGGCGATATCCTGGTCTTCATTGACGCGGACGGCTCGCACGACCCGGCCGACATTCCGGCGCTGGTCAACCCGATCTGCCAGGGCCTGGCCGATCATGTTTCTGGCTCGCGCATGTTGGGCGGCAGCGATGAACTGCACGCCACCCTGCACCAGGGCGTGCGTCTTCTCGGCAGTCAGGTCATCACCCTGAGTATCAACTACACGCAGAACGTGCGTCTGACCGATTGTCAGAACGGTTTTCGGGCCATCCGTCGTGACGTGGCCCTGGCGCTCGATCTGCGCGAGAACATCACCACCATCGAGCAGGAGATGGTCATCAAAACGGTGCGCCGCGGCTACCACCTGATCGAAGTGCCCACGCATGAATACGTGCGGGCGAATGGGGTTTCTAATTTTCGTGTCAAGGACGTGGCCCCGCGTTACGTAACCAGTTGGCTCTATTACCTGTTCCTCTGGCGCCCACCCCGACGCCAGGCCCGGCGGGTCGGGGCGTGA
- a CDS encoding glycosyltransferase family 39 protein translates to MIFSVEPRRGLAVILLLFVLVAGIYSVTTPAFEAPDEVWHMAFVQHLASGQGLPVSAPQTTALWRQQGVQSPLYYLAAAGLTAWVDQSDFPALYARANPHAAIGQPDAVANRNYLIHHDTDRSGPGEAWPWRGSILALHLVRFFSILLGALAIWATYQTLALIVGAQPALLGAALVAFIPQFVFISAAASNDNAINALAALVLWRVVHLVAAPVGQTTALRLKPFVILGILLGLALLTKLSSLGLVAVTGLALLIVAWRRRSGRTLIAGGLALAAPAVAISGWWFVRNWLLYRDPLAWNIWQANILLRVAPADWRTILGEMQSLERSFWGLFGWLNLPYPTWVYTALRGLEIVIGLGLLLALWQALAASRKPSAVAPNRPATFLPSLLPSFLLMLWLALLIFSWLRFMVIAPAAQGRYFFPAAPTLGLLLLMGLRGLHGRLGWLVASGLFLLSALTPFALIAPAYRPPPSIGAANLAALQVNLGTAFAIEGVAATSGQVQPGDVATVTVRWRALAPNARDYSIFIHLVSNDGLTVAQTDTMPGAGLLPTSQWTPGQTYTEAYQVHIPATTYTPDQAHWAVGLYDHATGQRLPVMLMVPGADSRVAADSLIFGAVALVPQAGAAPNAMDIAFLDHITLVGYSLSSRLLLPGEPLTVTLYWQARGPVASDYTTFVHLLGPPAPNPGGSLTQGSDWQTFGGHDGVPQPATRAWAAGDIITDTHTLAVSAQARPGVYQLEIGLYTQPDFDRLSLVSAPGAEGADRLLMGGLRVVSR, encoded by the coding sequence ATGATCTTCAGCGTTGAGCCGCGCCGCGGGCTGGCTGTGATTCTACTCCTGTTCGTGCTGGTGGCCGGGATCTACAGCGTGACGACGCCGGCCTTCGAGGCGCCGGACGAGGTCTGGCACATGGCCTTCGTTCAGCACCTCGCCAGCGGCCAGGGGCTGCCGGTTTCTGCGCCGCAGACGACGGCGCTGTGGCGCCAGCAGGGGGTGCAGTCGCCGCTGTATTACCTGGCGGCCGCCGGCCTGACCGCCTGGGTGGATCAGAGCGACTTCCCGGCCCTCTACGCCCGCGCCAATCCACACGCCGCCATTGGCCAGCCGGACGCGGTCGCCAACCGCAACTATCTGATCCATCATGACACCGATCGGTCCGGCCCCGGCGAGGCCTGGCCCTGGCGCGGCAGCATCCTGGCGCTGCACCTCGTGCGCTTCTTTTCGATTTTGCTGGGCGCCCTGGCGATCTGGGCTACGTATCAGACCCTGGCGCTGATCGTGGGCGCGCAACCCGCCCTGCTCGGCGCCGCGCTGGTGGCCTTCATTCCCCAGTTCGTCTTCATCAGCGCCGCGGCCAGCAATGATAACGCCATCAACGCGCTCGCCGCGCTCGTGCTCTGGCGCGTGGTTCATCTGGTGGCTGCCCCTGTTGGGCAGACGACCGCTCTCCGCCTCAAGCCGTTCGTCATTCTGGGCATCCTGCTTGGCCTGGCGCTGCTCACCAAGCTCAGCAGCCTGGGCCTCGTCGCGGTGACCGGCCTGGCGCTGCTGATCGTCGCCTGGCGCCGGCGCAGCGGGCGCACGCTGATCGCCGGCGGACTGGCCCTGGCCGCGCCGGCCGTGGCGATCAGCGGCTGGTGGTTCGTGCGCAACTGGCTGCTCTATCGCGACCCGCTCGCCTGGAACATCTGGCAGGCCAACATCCTCCTGCGCGTCGCCCCGGCCGACTGGCGCACCATCCTGGGTGAGATGCAGAGCCTGGAGCGCTCCTTCTGGGGTCTCTTTGGCTGGCTCAACCTGCCCTATCCGACCTGGGTGTACACAGCGCTGCGGGGTCTGGAGATCGTGATCGGCCTGGGGCTGCTGCTGGCGCTCTGGCAGGCCCTGGCGGCGAGTCGAAAGCCCTCCGCGGTCGCGCCGAACAGGCCAGCGACTTTTCTGCCCTCACTCTTACCCTCTTTCCTGCTCATGCTCTGGCTGGCGCTCTTGATCTTCTCCTGGCTGCGTTTCATGGTGATCGCGCCGGCGGCGCAGGGGCGCTACTTCTTCCCGGCCGCGCCCACCCTCGGCCTGCTGCTGCTGATGGGCCTGCGCGGTCTGCATGGCCGCCTGGGATGGCTGGTGGCAAGTGGACTCTTTCTGCTCTCCGCGCTCACCCCTTTCGCCCTCATCGCGCCTGCCTACCGCCCTCCGCCCTCGATCGGGGCGGCAAACCTGGCGGCGCTGCAGGTCAACCTGGGCACGGCTTTTGCCATCGAAGGGGTGGCCGCGACATCCGGCCAGGTGCAGCCCGGTGACGTGGCCACCGTGACGGTGCGCTGGCGGGCGCTGGCGCCGAACGCCCGTGACTATTCCATCTTCATTCACCTGGTCAGCAATGACGGCCTGACCGTCGCGCAGACCGACACCATGCCCGGCGCCGGTCTCTTGCCCACCAGTCAATGGACGCCCGGCCAGACCTACACCGAGGCTTACCAGGTACACATACCGGCCACGACTTACACGCCCGATCAGGCCCATTGGGCGGTCGGCTTGTACGATCACGCGACCGGTCAGCGGTTGCCGGTCATGCTCATGGTCCCTGGTGCGGACAGCCGCGTGGCGGCTGATAGTCTGATTTTCGGAGCGGTGGCGCTCGTTCCGCAGGCGGGCGCAGCGCCAAACGCCATGGACATCGCTTTCTTGGATCATATCACTCTGGTCGGGTACAGCCTGAGCAGCCGCCTGCTGCTTCCCGGCGAACCGCTGACCGTGACTCTCTACTGGCAGGCACGCGGCCCGGTCGCCAGTGATTACACCACCTTCGTTCATCTCCTCGGCCCTCCAGCCCCCAATCCTGGGGGGTCGTTGACGCAGGGCAGTGACTGGCAGACCTTCGGGGGGCATGATGGCGTCCCGCAGCCCGCGACCAGGGCTTGGGCTGCCGGCGACATCATCACCGACACGCATACGCTCGCCGTGTCAGCGCAGGCGCGGCCGGGCGTCTACCAACTGGAGATCGGACTCTACACCCAGCCCGATTTCGATCGTCTGAGCTTGGTGTCTGCGCCGGGCGCTGAGGGCGCCGACCGTCTCTTGATGGGAGGACTGCGCGTAGTCAGCCGTTAG
- a CDS encoding DUF4351 domain-containing protein — MADQQDYDSPWKDILDLQFEEFMAFFFPSAHAQINWRAGHEFLDKELQKITQDAALGRRIVDKLVKVQLKDGQEQWVLVHVEVQTQPASGFPERMFVYHYRIRDRFGARCATFGVLADGDPSWRPAEFRDELLGTELVLRFSTAKLLDYEEDLPALEEESNPFALVVMAHAGVRATAADPYARLDWKFGLTRRLFERGYKRQQISSLYRFIDWVMLLPEELELEYDRRVGEYQEEHKMEYLSSMERRAMERGRQAGLLEGVQQGVQQGVQQGVQQGVLQGELSGRAATVQRQLARRLGVLSKEDEQRIRSLSVTMLDRLADDLLDFAEPADLQRWFTRYTTQ; from the coding sequence ATGGCCGACCAGCAGGACTACGATTCGCCGTGGAAAGACATCCTCGACCTGCAATTCGAGGAATTCATGGCCTTCTTCTTTCCCAGCGCCCACGCCCAGATCAACTGGCGAGCCGGGCACGAATTCCTGGACAAAGAGCTCCAGAAGATCACTCAGGATGCCGCGCTGGGCCGGCGGATAGTGGACAAGCTGGTTAAGGTGCAGCTCAAGGATGGCCAGGAGCAGTGGGTGCTGGTGCATGTGGAGGTGCAAACGCAGCCAGCCTCTGGCTTCCCGGAGCGCATGTTCGTCTACCACTACCGCATCCGCGACCGCTTCGGCGCTCGTTGCGCCACCTTTGGCGTCCTGGCGGACGGCGATCCATCGTGGCGGCCGGCTGAGTTCCGCGATGAGCTGCTGGGCACCGAGTTGGTGCTGCGCTTCAGCACGGCCAAGTTGCTGGACTACGAGGAGGACCTGCCGGCGCTGGAGGAAGAGTCCAACCCCTTTGCCCTGGTGGTGATGGCGCACGCGGGCGTGCGGGCGACGGCCGCTGATCCATACGCTCGACTGGACTGGAAATTTGGGCTTACACGCCGTTTGTTCGAACGAGGCTACAAGCGCCAACAGATCAGCAGCCTGTATCGTTTCATAGATTGGGTGATGTTGCTGCCCGAGGAACTAGAGTTGGAATATGACCGGCGAGTGGGCGAGTATCAGGAGGAACACAAAATGGAGTATCTGAGTTCAATGGAGCGTCGCGCCATGGAGCGCGGCCGGCAGGCTGGGCTGTTGGAAGGCGTGCAGCAGGGCGTGCAGCAGGGCGTGCAGCAGGGCGTGCAGCAGGGCGTGCTACAAGGCGAGCTTTCCGGACGGGCGGCCACGGTGCAGCGTCAGTTGGCACGGCGCTTGGGCGTGTTGTCCAAAGAGGACGAGCAGCGCATCCGCTCGCTCTCCGTTACGATGCTCGACCGGCTGGCCGACGACCTGCTGGATTTCGCCGAGCCAGCCGACTTGCAGCGCTGGTTTACCCGTTACACGACGCAGTAG
- a CDS encoding M1 family metallopeptidase, with amino-acid sequence MAHCAWRFGLIRLLALLGLALWAAACQPQTAPAPTTAVTEIPPAPGATLAAPAGAAGLGDPLYPALGNGGYDVQHYTIDLTVDVARNMLDGVTTITAHATQPLSAFNLDFSGLTITRVTVNGQSADYRRQGSETTITPPQPLAAGARLTVTVAYRGEPQPIRDPGVPFVPLGWQRFEQGIAVVSEPSGAMNWFPSNNHPADKATFTFRVQVPKPYQVAANGVLADTQDAGSSTTFVWQMTDPMATYLATVHVGRYEVVTATGPGGVTLRYYFPLRTPDTVKARFARIPQMMQFMTERFGPYPFDAYGVALLPVSTGWALETQTLSTYGADGADEAEVFHELMHEWFGNSVSPATWQDVWLNEGFATYFQWLWQEETEGRPAFDATVQQAYAGLVSRRVGPVLPQQPAGMFTAATYQRGACTLHALRLTVGDAVFFQILRTYYERFAGGVASTADFSATAVEVSGQPGVEALLNAWLTNPTPPLLVHIGQQQVYR; translated from the coding sequence ATGGCACACTGCGCGTGGCGTTTCGGACTGATTCGTTTGCTGGCGTTGCTGGGCCTTGCGCTATGGGCGGCCGCCTGCCAGCCGCAAACCGCCCCGGCGCCGACCACCGCGGTCACCGAAATCCCGCCAGCCCCTGGGGCCACGCTGGCCGCGCCCGCGGGCGCGGCCGGGCTGGGCGATCCTCTGTACCCGGCGCTGGGCAATGGCGGCTACGATGTGCAGCACTACACCATTGACCTGACCGTGGATGTCGCCCGCAACATGCTGGACGGGGTCACAACCATCACGGCCCACGCGACGCAGCCGCTCAGCGCGTTCAACCTGGATTTCAGCGGCTTGACTATCACCCGCGTCACGGTGAATGGGCAGTCTGCGGACTACCGGCGGCAGGGCAGCGAAACCACGATCACGCCACCACAGCCCCTGGCCGCGGGCGCGCGGCTGACGGTCACGGTCGCCTATCGCGGTGAGCCGCAGCCGATTCGCGACCCAGGGGTACCGTTCGTGCCGTTGGGCTGGCAGCGATTCGAGCAAGGCATTGCGGTGGTCAGCGAACCGTCGGGCGCGATGAATTGGTTCCCCAGCAACAACCACCCGGCCGACAAAGCCACCTTCACCTTCCGCGTCCAGGTTCCCAAGCCCTACCAGGTCGCGGCCAACGGCGTTCTGGCCGACACCCAAGACGCCGGCAGCTCAACCACCTTCGTCTGGCAGATGACCGACCCCATGGCAACCTACCTGGCGACGGTGCATGTTGGACGCTACGAGGTGGTGACGGCCACCGGCCCAGGCGGGGTCACGTTGCGCTACTATTTCCCACTGCGCACGCCGGACACGGTCAAGGCCAGGTTCGCGCGTATCCCACAGATGATGCAGTTCATGACGGAGCGCTTTGGCCCCTATCCCTTCGACGCCTATGGCGTGGCGCTGCTGCCTGTGTCCACCGGTTGGGCGTTGGAAACGCAGACCCTGTCCACCTACGGCGCGGACGGCGCGGATGAGGCCGAAGTTTTTCATGAACTGATGCACGAATGGTTCGGCAACAGCGTCAGCCCGGCGACATGGCAAGACGTATGGCTCAATGAAGGCTTCGCGACCTATTTTCAGTGGCTATGGCAGGAAGAGACAGAGGGGCGCCCGGCGTTCGACGCGACGGTGCAACAGGCCTACGCGGGCCTGGTCTCGCGGCGCGTCGGCCCCGTGTTGCCGCAGCAGCCGGCCGGCATGTTCACCGCCGCCACCTACCAGCGCGGTGCATGCACCCTGCACGCGCTACGCTTGACCGTGGGCGACGCGGTTTTCTTCCAGATTCTGCGCACCTATTACGAGCGCTTCGCCGGCGGCGTCGCCAGCACGGCCGATTTTAGCGCCACGGCTGTCGAGGTCAGCGGCCAGCCGGGCGTGGAAGCGCTGCTCAACGCCTGGCTGACGAACCCCACCCCGCCTCTACTTGTCCACATCGGCCAGCAGCAGGTGTATAGATGA
- a CDS encoding PAS domain S-box protein, protein MNFWDLGLHVSLLFVSALIAGVLVRVAWRRRPAAGATAIAVLMLAVGEWSLATIGELLASGLAAKFFWIKVEFIGVVVIPLAWLAFTLAYTGASAWLTPRRFAFMALIPLLTLVLVWTNDLHHLVYAAYRLDTSRDLALVNPTYGVWFWVYIAYTYLFLIVGTLMVWRGVYRSPSIYRGQAAAITIAAGLPWLTNLIYVLNLSPWPNLDPTPVSLTLTGLAVILSLYRYRLLDLAPVARDELLENMIDGVLVLDLHDRVVDINRTALSMMQHTEREVIGQPMLRFLGGQPGLVARYRTVMETHEEITLGSGLNQRFFDLRISPLKDRRGHTTGRLVFLRNISERKRVEHLLSQSEQRYQTLVENVPIGVFRCTLGQQGSLLMANRAFLAMCGLNEAEIERAAMTSLLAAPAAWAQIADRVAAQGRVEGAEAQLRRPDGSRIWISLTATPTIFGGDAGAAGAPAGLDCTAQDISDSKQRTLEREAILAISESVRAAPTRAAMLPVILEQMMALVDAEGATLVLRDPVSTELVVEAAGGRWEGAGGERALGSDSVTAAVMARQEPYLAAAGVHAWPLPGAVQATPLAVACMPLLVDADAIGALWAGRPHAFGEGDVRILTAVANIAASAIQRTSLYEEVQRYAGELEQRVAARTAELQAANEGLKELDRLKTKFVSNVSHELRMPLANIKLYLNLLSREREEHWQRNLQVIARETHVLSQLIEDLLDLSRLDMGKTPLALGPMNLNDLVEDLVEQRAGLLEERGLQLRAELDEALPLALGDRQMLMQVATNLMANAMNYTPSGGQVMMRTWVQRETEQIWVVLTVSDTGCGMSEEDQRRLFERFYRGEAARQTQAPGSGLGLAICQEIVERHGGRISVASAVGQGSTFSVRLRPAAAAGGGWAELA, encoded by the coding sequence ATGAATTTCTGGGATTTGGGTTTACACGTCTCTCTCCTATTCGTCTCGGCCCTCATCGCCGGGGTGCTGGTACGCGTGGCCTGGCGCCGCCGCCCCGCGGCCGGAGCCACTGCCATCGCCGTCCTCATGCTGGCCGTTGGCGAATGGTCCTTGGCGACCATCGGCGAATTGCTTGCCAGCGGGCTGGCGGCCAAATTCTTCTGGATCAAGGTTGAGTTCATCGGCGTCGTGGTCATTCCCCTGGCCTGGCTGGCCTTCACCCTGGCCTACACCGGCGCCTCTGCCTGGCTGACCCCGCGCCGCTTTGCCTTCATGGCGTTGATCCCTTTGCTCACGCTGGTGTTGGTCTGGACAAACGATCTGCACCATCTCGTCTACGCCGCTTACCGCCTGGACACCAGTCGGGACCTCGCGCTGGTCAATCCAACCTACGGCGTCTGGTTTTGGGTCTACATCGCCTACACTTACCTCTTTCTGATCGTCGGCACCCTCATGGTCTGGCGCGGGGTCTATCGGTCTCCCAGCATCTATCGCGGTCAGGCCGCGGCCATCACCATTGCTGCCGGCCTGCCCTGGCTTACCAACCTGATATATGTTCTGAACCTCAGCCCCTGGCCCAATCTCGATCCTACCCCGGTCAGTCTGACGCTCACCGGCCTGGCGGTGATCTTGAGCCTTTACCGCTATCGCCTGCTGGATCTGGCGCCGGTGGCACGCGATGAGCTGCTCGAGAACATGATTGATGGGGTGCTCGTCCTCGATCTGCACGACCGCGTGGTGGACATCAACCGCACCGCGCTCAGCATGATGCAGCATACGGAGCGCGAGGTCATCGGCCAACCGATGCTGCGCTTCCTGGGGGGCCAACCTGGGCTGGTCGCACGCTATCGCACCGTGATGGAGACGCATGAAGAGATTACCCTGGGTTCGGGTCTCAATCAGCGCTTTTTCGATCTGCGCATCTCCCCGTTGAAGGACCGGCGCGGCCACACGACCGGTCGCCTGGTCTTTCTGCGCAACATCAGCGAACGCAAGCGCGTCGAACATCTCCTCTCGCAGAGTGAGCAGCGCTACCAAACCCTCGTCGAGAACGTACCTATTGGCGTTTTTCGCTGCACCCTCGGCCAGCAGGGCAGCCTGTTGATGGCGAACCGGGCCTTCCTGGCGATGTGCGGGCTGAACGAAGCAGAGATAGAGCGCGCCGCTATGACCAGCCTGTTGGCCGCGCCCGCAGCCTGGGCCCAGATCGCCGACCGGGTGGCAGCGCAGGGCCGCGTAGAAGGCGCGGAAGCTCAACTGCGCCGGCCGGATGGCAGTCGCATCTGGATCTCCCTCACCGCCACCCCGACGATTTTCGGAGGGGACGCCGGCGCCGCCGGCGCCCCCGCTGGTCTGGACTGCACGGCGCAGGACATCAGCGACAGTAAACAGCGCACACTGGAGCGCGAAGCCATCCTGGCGATTAGCGAGAGTGTACGCGCCGCGCCGACCCGCGCGGCGATGCTGCCCGTGATCCTGGAGCAGATGATGGCGCTGGTGGACGCGGAAGGGGCCACGCTGGTGCTGCGCGATCCGGTGAGCACAGAACTGGTGGTTGAGGCGGCTGGCGGACGCTGGGAAGGCGCAGGGGGGGAACGGGCGTTGGGGTCTGACAGTGTTACGGCTGCGGTGATGGCGAGACAGGAGCCCTATCTCGCTGCAGCCGGCGTTCATGCCTGGCCGCTGCCGGGCGCGGTGCAGGCGACGCCGCTGGCCGTGGCCTGTATGCCGCTGCTGGTGGACGCGGACGCGATTGGCGCGCTGTGGGCTGGCCGGCCCCATGCGTTCGGTGAGGGCGATGTGCGCATTCTGACCGCGGTGGCGAACATCGCGGCGAGCGCGATTCAGCGCACCTCACTGTACGAAGAGGTGCAGCGCTATGCCGGTGAGTTGGAGCAGCGGGTGGCGGCACGCACGGCTGAGCTGCAGGCGGCGAACGAGGGGCTGAAAGAACTCGACCGCCTCAAGACCAAATTCGTTTCCAATGTTTCGCACGAACTGCGCATGCCGTTGGCCAACATCAAGCTCTATTTGAATCTGCTCAGTCGGGAACGAGAGGAGCACTGGCAGCGCAATCTGCAGGTCATCGCGCGCGAGACTCACGTTCTGAGTCAGTTGATCGAGGACCTGCTCGATCTCTCGCGCTTGGACATGGGCAAGACGCCATTGGCGTTGGGGCCGATGAATCTGAATGACCTGGTCGAAGATCTGGTCGAGCAGCGGGCCGGCCTGCTGGAAGAACGCGGCCTGCAGCTGCGCGCGGAACTGGACGAAGCGCTGCCGCTGGCGCTGGGGGACCGACAGATGCTGATGCAGGTGGCGACCAACCTGATGGCGAACGCGATGAATTACACGCCAAGCGGCGGTCAGGTGATGATGCGCACCTGGGTGCAACGGGAAACTGAGCAAATCTGGGTTGTTCTGACGGTCAGTGACACGGGCTGTGGGATGAGCGAGGAAGATCAGCGGCGCCTGTTCGAGCGCTTTTACCGCGGTGAGGCGGCACGGCAGACACAGGCGCCAGGGAGCGGCCTGGGGCTGGCTATTTGCCAGGAGATTGTGGAACGGCACGGCGGGCGCATCAGTGTTGCGAGCGCCGTGGGGCAGGGCAGCACCTTCAGCGTGAGGCTGCGGCCGGCCGCCGCGGCAGGGGGCGGATGGGCAGAGCTGGCCTAA
- a CDS encoding MBL fold metallo-hydrolase: protein MWQLDTIDVTFQGVAHAIASYILRGGDAVVMIETGPGSTVRALEAGLAGLGLRPADVTHVLVTHIHLDHAGAAGWMAQHGAPVYVHHVGAAHVIDPSRLWASASRIYGAQMVPLWGQVWPIPPAQVHALHDGDVIALGAVQIVAHDTPGHAWHHMAYQVEDVCFTGDVAAARLPGYRHVRLPTPPPEIDVPAWHRSVERLRRLALRRLYLTHFGPVTDVPQHLALVDANLDKTAAWVLAQQQAGQERDAIVAAFGPWLEEQTAADDGEATGASLYDLVIPSFMSVDGLLRYWRKAQELP from the coding sequence ATGTGGCAACTTGATACGATTGATGTGACCTTTCAGGGTGTGGCGCATGCCATCGCCAGCTACATCTTGCGCGGCGGCGACGCCGTGGTGATGATCGAAACCGGCCCCGGCTCCACGGTCCGCGCCCTGGAGGCCGGGCTGGCCGGCCTGGGCTTGCGCCCGGCCGATGTGACCCATGTCCTGGTCACGCACATTCATCTGGATCATGCCGGCGCGGCGGGCTGGATGGCGCAGCACGGCGCGCCGGTTTACGTGCATCACGTCGGCGCAGCGCACGTCATTGATCCTTCCCGCTTGTGGGCCAGCGCCAGCCGCATCTACGGCGCGCAGATGGTGCCGCTGTGGGGGCAGGTCTGGCCGATCCCGCCGGCGCAGGTGCATGCGCTGCACGATGGCGATGTGATCGCCCTCGGCGCTGTGCAGATCGTGGCGCATGACACGCCCGGTCACGCCTGGCATCACATGGCCTACCAGGTCGAGGACGTGTGCTTTACCGGCGATGTGGCCGCGGCGCGCCTGCCCGGTTACCGCCACGTGCGCTTGCCCACCCCGCCGCCGGAGATTGACGTGCCGGCCTGGCATCGCTCCGTGGAGCGCCTGCGCCGCCTCGCGCTGCGTCGCCTCTACCTCACGCACTTCGGGCCAGTCACAGACGTGCCCCAGCACCTGGCCCTGGTGGATGCCAACCTGGACAAGACGGCCGCCTGGGTGCTGGCTCAACAGCAGGCCGGGCAGGAGCGTGATGCCATCGTGGCCGCCTTCGGCCCCTGGCTGGAAGAGCAGACCGCGGCCGACGACGGCGAGGCCACCGGCGCCAGTCTCTACGATTTGGTCATTCCCTCGTTCATGTCGGTGGACGGCCTGCTCCGCTACTGGCGCAAGGCCCAGGAGCTGCCGTGA